The DNA region TCGCCCGTGGTGGGCTCGTCGTCGACGGGCGCCGGGCCCGGCTGCTCGGCTGAGGTCGTGCTGCTCGGCCGGACCCGGCTGCTCGGCTGAGGTCAGCGGGCGGCGAGCGTCTCGGCGATGATCGTGGGCCACGGCGTCGGCGCCAGCCCGAGCACCTGCTGCGACCGGGTCGAGTCGAGCACGAAGGGCTCGGTGAACTGGTAGCCGATCCGATGGATCTCGCGCAGCATCGGCTGCCCGACGCCGATCAGGCGGACCAGCCACATCGGCACGGGCGCGATCCGCGGTCGTGGTGCGCCGGCTGCCTCGGCGAATCGGGTGGCGAGCTCGCGGTAGGTCAGCGGTTCCGGCGTGGGGGCGTGCCAGGCGTGCCCCCACGCCGCCGGCTCGGTCGCCGCTGACGCGAGGGCGCAGGCGAAGTCCGGAAGGTAGGTCCAGCTGTGCGGCTGGTCGGCCGAGCCGATCGGGGCCAGCCGACGGCCGGCGAGCAGGGGGTCGAGCATGCGGGGTCCGGCGTGCGCATGCTGCTCGGCCTCGGGTCCGAGGTAGTCGCTCCCGCGGACCTCGGTGGCCCGCAGCCGGCCGGCGCGGTGCCGGGCCTGCGCCTCACGCCACATCGCGGCGCGCACGACACCCTTCGTCTCGGTGCTCGCGAGGGGCGAGTCCTCGCGCATGGGATACGTGCCGGCTCCGTAGGAGTAGAGGTTGCCGGCGATCACGAGGGGCGCCCCGGTGGCCTCGGCCGCCTGGAGCAGGGCCTCGGCCACGGGCGGCCAGTCGGTCGCCCAGCGGTGGTAGGGCGGGTTCACGCAGTTGTAGAGCGCTTCGGCGCCGGCCGCCGACGCCGTGAGTGCCCGGCCGTCGGTGCCGTCGATGGCGGCATGGGTGATCGTGCCGGGGCCGGTGGAGCGGCCGGCGCGGCGATGGGCCGGCGTCGGCGCACCGGAACGGCTCAGGACGAGGACGTCGTGGCCGGTCGTGGCGAGCAGGCCGGCGAGGGTTCGACCGATCGGGCCCTTGCCCAGGATGACGTGGCGGGACATCGTGCCTCCGAGTGTGAGCGGTGCTCTCTTGTATGAGCGATGCTCACACATGTGTCCAGGCGATGTCAAGAGCACCGCTCTCTCTAGTGAACAGTGCTCTTCATGCGGCATGATGGACCCATGACGGCCACCCCCCGCACGGCCCGCGAACGGGCACGGGCCACCTTCACGGCGGACCTGCTCGACGCGGCCCGCGCACGTCTGGTCGCCGACGGGGCCGCCGGGCTCTCGCTCCGAGCGGTCGCGCGCGACCTCGGCGTCGCGTCCTCGGCCGTGTACCGGTACGTCGCGTCGCGGGACGCCCTGCTGACCCTGCTCATCATCGAGGCGTACGACGCGGTCGGCGCGGTCTGCGAGGACGCGGCCGCCGCGGCCCGGGGCCGGGGGGAGCCGCCTGCCCAGGTGTGGCTCGCCGTCGGGCAGGCATTCCGGGCCTGGGCCCTGACCAACCCGCGCTCCTACGAGCTCATCTACGGCACCCCGGTGCCCGGCTACGCCGCCCCGCAGGACACGGTCGCCCCGGCCACCCGGATCTGGGCGGTGATCATCGGCATCGTGCTGGATGCCCATGCCGACGGGTCGCTGGAACCGGTCGGGCCGGGCTTCGACGCCGAGGGCCTGGTGGATCCCGGCGCGCTGGAGTTCGCCGCGGCCCTGGCGGCCGCGCCGGGACGCGTGACGGCGCTCGCGGACCGCCCGGGCTGGTCGGCGTGGGAAGCCGTGCGCTCCTTCACGCTGTTCGTCTGTCTGGTCGGCGCGGTGACTGCCGAGCTGTTCGGACACTTCCACAAGGTCACTGCCGACCCGGCCCGAGCCTTCGACGCCATCCTCGCCACGGCGGCGGCCGGCGGCGGGCTGCGGGTGGACCTGGGTCGCGGATCGCCCCGGCGGGTTGACGATCGGGGGACGGCCGGACCGGGCCGGTGACGGCGCCCTGCCCTGCCCTCCCCTGCCCCGCCCTACCCCGCTAGACTGGCCCCGGCCGTGACTGGCGTACCTGAGGTGGAGCAACCACCGGGGAGCGGCCGACGTCCCCTGCAGTGCACCGTTCGCCTGGGTGCCTGGGTGCACCGTTCGTACCGTGCCGACCCAGGAGCATCCCGATGTCTGCCAGCACCCGTCCCGCCCCCCTCCCCGCCGACGATGCCCGGCGCCCGGTCCGCCGGGCCCTGATCAGCGTCTACGACAAGGCCGGCCTGCCCGAGCTCGCCGCTGCGCTGCACGACGCCGGTGTCGAGCTCGTCTCGACCGGCTCGACCGCCGCGACGATCGCCGCCGCCGGCGTGCCGGTGACCCCGGTCGAGGAGCTCACCGGCTTCCCCGAGTGCCTCGACGGCCGGGTCAAGACGCTGCACCCGCGCGTGCACGCGGGCATCCTCGCCGACACCCGCAGGCCCGAGCACCTCGCCCAGCTCGCCGAGCTGGGCGTCGAGACCTTCGAGCTCGTCGTGGTGAACCTCTACCCGTTCACGGCCACCGTGGCGTCGGGCGCAGGGCCGGACGAGTGCGTCGAGCAGATCGACATCGGCGGCCCCTCGATGGTCCGGGCCGCCGCGAAGAACCACCCGAGCGTCGCCGTCGTCGTCGACCCCACGGCGTACGACGACGTGATCGCCTCGGTCCGGGCCGGCGGCTTCACCCACGCGCAGCGCACCGCGCTCGCGGCGAAGGCCTTCGTGCACACCGCGACCTATGACGTCGCCGTCGCGTCCTGGATGGGCAACGTCCTGACCACGACCGACGCCGTCGACGGCATCGCGACGGGCTTCCCGGCGTGGATCGGTGGCACCTGGGACCGGGCCGACGTGCTGCGCTACGGCGAGAACCCGCAC from Cellulomonas sp. KRMCY2 includes:
- a CDS encoding NAD-dependent epimerase/dehydratase family protein, whose protein sequence is MSRHVILGKGPIGRTLAGLLATTGHDVLVLSRSGAPTPAHRRAGRSTGPGTITHAAIDGTDGRALTASAAGAEALYNCVNPPYHRWATDWPPVAEALLQAAEATGAPLVIAGNLYSYGAGTYPMREDSPLASTETKGVVRAAMWREAQARHRAGRLRATEVRGSDYLGPEAEQHAHAGPRMLDPLLAGRRLAPIGSADQPHSWTYLPDFACALASAATEPAAWGHAWHAPTPEPLTYRELATRFAEAAGAPRPRIAPVPMWLVRLIGVGQPMLREIHRIGYQFTEPFVLDSTRSQQVLGLAPTPWPTIIAETLAAR
- a CDS encoding TetR/AcrR family transcriptional regulator, which encodes MTATPRTARERARATFTADLLDAARARLVADGAAGLSLRAVARDLGVASSAVYRYVASRDALLTLLIIEAYDAVGAVCEDAAAAARGRGEPPAQVWLAVGQAFRAWALTNPRSYELIYGTPVPGYAAPQDTVAPATRIWAVIIGIVLDAHADGSLEPVGPGFDAEGLVDPGALEFAAALAAAPGRVTALADRPGWSAWEAVRSFTLFVCLVGAVTAELFGHFHKVTADPARAFDAILATAAAGGGLRVDLGRGSPRRVDDRGTAGPGR